One window of Candidatus Phytoplasma solani genomic DNA carries:
- a CDS encoding DnaB-like helicase N-terminal domain-containing protein, producing the protein MLEAERALLGSLFLNPEKMDAVRILIETRNFTTSQHRYIFEAMKHLRKLNL; encoded by the coding sequence ATGTTAGAAGCTGAACGTGCATTGTTAGGTAGTTTGTTTTTAAATCCAGAAAAGATGGATGCTGTGAGAATTTTAATTGAAACTCGCAATTTCACCACATCACAACATCGCTATATATTTGAGGCAATGAAGCACCTACGAAAACTAAATCTTTGA
- the ftsH gene encoding ATP-dependent zinc metalloprotease FtsH, whose amino-acid sequence MFNRLIRKINFLKVFIYFVCIHLLIKILLKISYLEYLPTTFNTILRISRFVDFIYDFFKNISSTLFFFYIFINITKSSGQLNSNPLVSSKQKSLFTFKDVAGNEEEKEEIKELIDFLKQPQKYASIGAQVPKGVLLEGPPGTGKTLLAKALAGEAQVPFYAASGSEFVEMYVGVGASRIRKLFQEAKQNAPCILFIDEIDVLGGKRGGNFSGGSREKDQTLNQLLTEMDGFTQSKGIIIVGATNRADILDPALLRPGRFDRIFKVGLPDVKAREAILKVHARNKKIVNDIDFHQLAKQTPGMSGAQLGAVLNEASILTVRNQKDLITMTELEEAIDRVLMGPAKKSIKYTEEERKMVAYHEAGHAVIGIKLPHAQIVQKITIIPRGSAGGYNLMMPEKETFFSSKKRMLANIISFLGGRVAEELVFDDISSGAYDDFKQATKIARLMVTKYGMSELGPVQDSEFSDKKAIDIEIKKIIDECFKQAQIIIKENKSLLDKIVVTLLEQETITREKIEKLL is encoded by the coding sequence ATGTTTAATAGGTTGATTAGAAAAATAAATTTTTTAAAAGTTTTTATATATTTTGTTTGTATTCATTTATTAATTAAAATTTTGTTAAAAATATCTTATTTAGAATATTTACCAACCACATTTAATACAATTTTAAGAATTTCTAGATTTGTTGATTTTATTTATGATTTTTTCAAAAATATATCATCCACTTTATTTTTCTTTTATATATTTATAAATATTACGAAATCCTCAGGCCAACTCAATTCCAATCCTTTAGTATCTTCCAAACAAAAATCCCTTTTTACTTTCAAAGATGTAGCAGGAAATGAAGAAGAAAAAGAAGAAATAAAAGAATTAATTGATTTTTTAAAACAACCTCAAAAATACGCCTCTATTGGAGCTCAAGTTCCAAAAGGAGTTCTACTTGAAGGACCACCAGGAACTGGAAAAACTTTATTAGCTAAAGCTTTAGCTGGTGAAGCTCAAGTACCTTTTTACGCCGCCTCAGGTTCTGAATTTGTTGAAATGTACGTTGGAGTTGGTGCCAGCCGTATCAGAAAACTATTTCAAGAAGCCAAACAAAACGCTCCTTGTATTTTATTTATTGATGAAATAGATGTTTTAGGTGGTAAAAGAGGAGGAAATTTTTCTGGTGGTTCTCGAGAAAAAGATCAAACTTTAAACCAACTTTTAACTGAAATGGATGGCTTTACTCAATCTAAAGGTATTATTATTGTTGGCGCTACTAACCGCGCTGATATCCTAGATCCTGCTTTATTACGACCTGGTAGATTTGACCGTATTTTTAAAGTAGGGTTACCTGATGTCAAAGCACGTGAAGCTATTTTAAAAGTTCACGCTCGTAATAAAAAAATAGTTAATGATATTGATTTCCATCAATTAGCGAAACAAACACCAGGTATGAGTGGTGCACAATTAGGGGCTGTTTTAAACGAAGCTTCCATTTTAACTGTTCGTAACCAAAAAGACTTAATAACAATGACTGAATTAGAAGAAGCAATCGACCGTGTTTTAATGGGACCAGCAAAGAAGTCTATTAAATATACAGAAGAAGAAAGAAAAATGGTAGCTTATCATGAAGCTGGACACGCGGTGATTGGTATCAAATTACCTCATGCACAAATTGTTCAAAAAATTACTATTATTCCTCGAGGTTCTGCAGGGGGTTATAATTTAATGATGCCAGAAAAAGAAACTTTCTTTTCTTCTAAAAAAAGAATGTTAGCAAATATTATTTCTTTTTTAGGGGGAAGAGTCGCTGAAGAATTAGTGTTTGATGATATTTCTAGTGGTGCTTATGACGATTTTAAACAAGCAACTAAAATAGCTCGCTTAATGGTAACTAAATATGGCATGAGTGAATTAGGACCAGTACAAGATTCCGAATTTTCAGATAAAAAAGCGATTGATATAGAAATAAAAAAAATCATCGATGAATGTTTTAAGCAAGCTCAAATTATTATAAAAGAAAATAAATCTTTATTAGATAAAATAGTAGTTACGCTTTTAGAACAAGAAACAATTACTCGAGAAAAAATTGAAAAATTATTGTAA